Genomic window (Candidatus Nitrosocosmicus franklandus):
TAGAAAAATAAGACGGGTTTTGGTCAGTTGATCGTAGTATCAACTAACTCTTATTGAACTGTTGTTGTACTAGTCGTATTTGATGTTGGACTTGTAGCGTTTGAACTGGTAGCGTTCTCGCCTGACGAGTAATCTAATTCACCGGGAGCACCAGAACTTGTTATGTTGCCAGCTTGTTCGGTTACATCCTCTATGGAGGTTGCATTTGCAAATGCAGTGACGTTAGCGGCTACTTCTTCGGCTGGAGCATCAGTACCAGTTAGAGGGTTAACGTTTGTATCTGCACCATTTTCGCTGTCTGCACCATTTTCATTATTTTCTTGATCTTCGTCCCCATTGCCTTGAGCATAAACGCTCCCGCTTACTGCAAAAATTCCTGAAGCCAACACAAAGGCTAGAAGAATAGCTAGATTCACATTAACGATTTTCTTCATCAACATATAGTATTACAAAAAAGGTTATAACCTACCAAGATCTTGTATCAACTACAACCTAAAAAAAGCTTAAAGCATTTTTTTGAATACATTACACATAAACAAAGTTAGAGAACATCTCGACAAACATCTTTGAGGTAGTATTTTTGGCCGTGTCCGTCTTGGCTAAAGTCCAAAAATAACCAGTCTTGAATCCTAGTACCGTTACCTCGCCGAAAGTTTTTTTATATCTTCATAGGTAATTAAATATGTCTACTTCGAAAAGTATTGACAATTTCTTGTCTTCCAAAACATCAACCAGAAAGGGAACAGGCTTTCAAATCGTAATAGGCGTAATAATCCTCATATTTTCAATCATTCTTTACTCGAAGACATTTTTTGGAATAATTTTCTACATATTACTTTTAATTAGCATAGTTTTGATCACCTCTTCATTTTTTATTATCATAAATCAGTACGAACGAGCCATTATTTTGAGACTTGGAGTATATAAAGGTCAAGTAAGACCCGGCATACATACCAGGTTACCTTTAATAGATAATGTATTAGTCATCGACATTCGTGAGAAGGTGAGAGAATTTAATGCAGAAAAGATGCTCACAAAAGATAATGTACCTGTGACAATAGATGCCATTCTCAGGTACAAAATAATCGAAGAGAGATCTAATGATGCGTTGCTAAATGTCGAAAATTTTAACGAAATGATAAAACAGGTTTCGCAAACAACTCTTCGGAACAATATAGGATCCTCAAATTTTCAAGAAATATTATCGAGAAGAGAAGAAATAAACCAAAATATAAAATCCATCATTTCCAGAGAAGCAGAAAATTGGGGAGTAATGGTCACAGGGGTAGAGATTAGGCAGGTAATCATACCCCAAGAGTTAGAGGCAGCCATGTCTATGCAGGCACAGGCAGAACGTGAGAAACAAGCTAGAGTAACGTATGGAGATTCAGAAATCCTAGTAGCTCAAAAGTTTCTTGATGCCTCAAGGATCTATTCGAATAACCCTGTAGCATATGCACTGAGACAGTCTAATATGCTTTATGAAACAATGAAAATTCACGGAAACACTATCATCATGATTCCATCGGAAGCCCTAAATTCCATGGGTTTTGGGAATTTGGGAACAACTATTGCCTATCTCAAGAACTTAGAAAGTGGTATAAGAGATGACAAGAAAAGGAAAGTTTAAGATAGTTAGAAAATCAGAAGCGTAGAAAGAGCTACAACAATTCACACTTAAAAAATATCATTCAGATCAGTTCACATCCATCCCCGTCTTATCGCTAATTCACAATATTCAATTGTACAAAAATAATCAGCAGTTTTTACACTTTAACTGCTAAATTTGTTTATGAGAGAGAGAGTCAAAAGTCCCTATATACTAACACATTCACTAGGTAGTACCCAGACCATAAAATTTCAATAGACTATAAAGACATGTCTCCCAGGTCTGAAAAATTGGGGATCATTAAATAGTCCAAAGCGATATTTAAATCCAGAATTAGAAAGATTTTAAGGCAATCAATGTAATTTTGGTGTTATGGTTATCACATGATTCTGGTGACTAGAAATTTGAATCAACTAACCGAATGCCTAAATTTTTATCTTCATTGTTTTTCCAAATCCAGACTTAATAATCAATGTTTTTGACAGCATAATCAATTTTGATAAACGATGTTTTCAAAGCAATACATCATATATTGCCAAAATTATAAAGTTGGATAAGGATATAAAGTTTAATGTCATATCACTAGTGAGGAATAATTGAAAACCAGGAAGGAAAAGTCTTTATTTTTAGGAGCATTGTGTATTTTAGGAACAGTATTAATAGGAACAATATACGTTTCAGACAAAGTTTATGCTCAAACAAACTCGACATTAAACCAGACATCCATTCCCAATAACTCTTCAACTACAAATCTGTCTGCACAACAGGAAGCATCACAAGCCATTAAAGGAGCTATCACAGATACAGGAGGATTTTTAGGTAACGTTACTCAGAAACTTATTACCTCAAAGTCGGCTGGAACAATTCTTAATGAAACCTCGGACTTATTAGGTGAAGCTTATATTGAAGCCAAAAAATTCTTTAGCACAAATTAACTAAATCCTTTATTTTATCAGATAATTTGTCCTCACCTTCACTATACTTTTGATCCCATTGTGGTTTTTATATTATAGAAGTAAGAGTCTTTTCGATGACAAAGACAAAGATAGCAAACGCAGGTACATCCAAACAGGATGATTCTCAAAAAATAGTGCCGTGTCTTTGGTTTGATAACCAAGCAGAGGATGCAGTAAAATTTTACTTGTCTATTTTTAAAAATTCGAGTATAGACCATATTGTCAAATATGGAAAAGAAGGTTTTGACATTCACAATATGCAAGAAGGAACAGTAATGACAATTGATTTTAAGATTGAAGGACAAGAATTCATAGCCCTAAATGGAGGTCCAGTGTTTAAATTTAACGAAGCTATTTCCTTTCAAATATATTGTGAAACTCAAGAGGAAGTGGATTACTACTGGGAAAAATTATCAGATGGAGGAGACCCTACTGCACAGCAATGTGGTTGGCTAAAGGACAAATACGGAGTTTCCTGGCAAGTTGTACCTACAGTATTAACCGAGATGCTTAAAGACAAAGACAACAATAAATCACAAAAAGTAATGAAGGCAATGCTCCAGATGAAAAAAATCGATATACAGGATTTATTGCACGCCTATGAGGAGGCATAAGTAATCATATTTTCATGTATGGTTCTAAATGACCACGATAAGAGAAGGATACTTACTTTCTGCCTTTGGTAGATTTAGACCATATTGAAGACACAGTAACAGTATATTTAGTATCTTCTACTGATTTGTCTATTTATTTGTTCAAGATGCTACACTCCTAAAAGTTAAGAGATTCCACACCATTAGATCAGAACAAATCTATAGAATTTATCATTTTCCTTTCTAATTCCTGTATTTGGAAAGAATCAAACTCTCTGTATAGGGCCGTAAATTTTATCATTAGAGTAGTGTCAGAGCCAATGCTATAAATCACTTCATTGGTTGTCACAACTCCCGTATGAGCATTCTCACCACTGGCGAAAAGAAATGACAAGGCATTTTGACCATCAATATCCCATTTAGTGTTATTGATATCTTCTATTACAAAATCATCATAGCCCATTAACTTTTCATGTCCTCTGGAATCATCTTTTGATTGATCGTATTCTAAAAATGTCTTATCCAAATTATTACACTCAACCATTACGGATACATAGGGTTCTTGAGAATGTAGTATAAGGTACTCACCATTTCCAAATTCATTTGCTATTTGTTCTGTTTTGAAGCTCGATGGATAATTCATACTCATATTGCAATCATCGAATATGAAGGTAGGCCAATAAGAAGTATCCCCATATCCAGTCAAAATACGAACATATTCGAAACTCGCAATGGGAAGAATTACAAAGATTGAAACAACTATAAACTTCATCATAACAATTATTTTAACAATCAACACATTCTAAATTTATTTATCATTCTCATATTAGAGAATAATTGTAGAGAAAAAACATAGAATCTCCAACTTGAAAATCAAATTTTTAAATATCGTAATTGTTATTTTGATACGAATTTAAGACTAATAATATTATCAAGGCAAGACGATATGATAAAATTACGATAACAGATCATTAATTCTCAGGTCTAATGAAGGGAATTTTTTTTGACATGGATGGAGTTTTGCTTGATTCGATGCCATATCATGCTGAGGCCATGTATAAAGCGCTTAAATTAGAACTTGATTACGAACTAGATAAAAAGTGGATTTTTTTACTTGAAGGCATGCCCGCGGAGAAATTCTTGCAAGAGATCTTCAAAAGAAACCCACCAAAGAATGTTTCTGTCAATCAAGATATGTTACTTAGACTAGTAAATCTGAAGAAAAAAATATTTAAAGAAATTGAAAATGTAGCTTTGATTGATGGAGTATACGAGTTGCTTGAAGAGATGGATAAGACCAGTTGCATTAAAGCAATAGTTAGTGGGTCTTCAAGAAAAGAGGTCGAATATATGATAGAGAAAAAGATCGGAATTTTGAACTTTGACATAGTAATTTCAGGAGATGATGTTACAAGGGGCAAACCGGATCCTCAGCCTTATCTAACAGCATTAAAGAAAACAAACTTGGCTAGAGAAGATGTATTAGTTGTGGAAAATTCCCCTCTTGGAATAATGTCTGCATGTAATGCCAAGTTAGAATATATCGTTACTTTGAACAGTACACCATTAACAATTCAGGATTTTAATAATTTTCTTCCAAACTCAATAAAAAACGAATTCAGCAAGTATATCTTTAAAGATATTAGGTCAGCAAGAGACTTTATTTTTGACTGGATCTACAAATCACATGGAAAAATTGTACATATATAGATTTTGACAAAAATTGGTATTAACGTTCATATCCAATAGCACGAAAGACATTAATCATATTTATTTGATCGTAGCAAAAAAAAATACTTTGGAAAAATAGTTGATCAAAGTTCCTTTTACATAGATATGTACTCAGTCAAAGTATTTTTTAATGTGAATATTTCATTCTGACATCGTTTATATTTCATAGTCTTCGCACTTGTTGTTAGCATTTTACCCCATCTCCGTCGGCATATCTTTCAAAATATCTGTTTCATTCCTGTGCAAATTCAACATTAGAAACCTACTAATTATTACGATAGTTTAACTAACATGAACAGCTCCTATTCTTATATTAATATCCCATTTCACAAGTTTTTTATTCTCCCGTTTACCCCATAATTTTTCCAAGTCAGTCATGATCAGATCTATTGGATTGAACTTTTTTTCTACACTAAACCTTTTTACAGCAGACCAAGTTTGCATATAGCTAACAAGTTCATCCAGGTTCCAATTTACAGTCATCTCAAACTTTGGGGTCATGATCTCTTTGAATGGAAAAGAAATTGTCTTGTAATCTTCTTTGACATAAATCGTTTCTTTAGGCCAATATTTTCCAAGGATATCTCCTCCTACATTTAACTTTGCACTAATCGTATCAATGTGATTGTCAATCTTATGCATACCATAAGACCAGATAGCCAAAATTCCATTATTCTTACTTACACGGGTTACCTCCTTGTAGAATTTATCTAAGTCAAACCAATGAGCTGCCTGAGCAACAGTTATCAGGTCGATACTACCATCTTCTAAATTTGCCCTTTCAGCAGGAAACATTTCATAGTGAATGTTAGACCTCGGGAATCTATAGGCAAGTTGCTCCTTACTTGCGTCGCTTGCAATCACATTCTTAAAGTATTTACAAAGTCCAACTGCGGCTTGTCCATTACCAGTAGCACAATCCCATGCTTTATCTTTGCCAGGGGTGATGTCATCCAAATATTTGTAAAGAATATCAGGATAGGTAGGCCTAGAAAATGAATATTCCTTAGATGTTGACGAGAAATGGTCCACAGCGTTGCTCATAATTCTATTCTTGTTTATTCCCAAGAACTTTATTCAGTATTAAATCTTCCCGACAGAATATTCAAATTGGCAATATTAGTTTCTTTAAATTAAAAAATATTACAAGTAGATAAGCTTACCTTCCAAAGTATTCCTTAACATTTGGTTGGTAAAGATAGTAAATAACTATTCCATTAAGAACGATTAAGAATAGCGATCCAACATGTCCTATTACAATTGATCCTATACCTACTAGAATCGCTATGCCACACAGTACGAGCGTGATAATCCAAGCCCAGTTTGCTCCTATCCACAAGCCATATGCAACAGCAAAATAAGCCAATCCGATTACGAAGAAAACTCCGGCGACCAATATCCCAAGTAACGGTATCAAAGCTAAAACAGTTATTCCACTCAATAATGATCCTACTCCTCCAATAGCAAGAAGTACAGCAATTATTGTTACACCAAATGGCCTGTAATTTTGCATTCATTATGATTAATGATAATTACCTTTTAAACTTGTTCACTTTGATACAGGGCTCTGTTCATTTAACGATAAGCCTATAGCTTGAAGATGTCCTATTTCTTTTATGATTAGCAGAAACAGAACACCTTCAAGGTATGTGTATTATGGCTTACATTTGTACTTTTCAGGTTTATCTTTAAGAAAAGCCTCGGAAAGATTATCTCAGATATACAAGAGAAATCACGTTTCCATTTGGAATTGGATTCAAAAGTACAAGCCTCAAAAGCTAAGTCAACTAGAAGAAGAGTTCTAGAGTATATAATAGATGAGACCATGTTGAATGTGGGATCAGAGTTTGTCTGGCTCTGGGTTGCAACTGAACCCGAAAACAGGCAAATTCTCGCACTGTCTATCTCTAAAGAAAGAAACATGTTTGTTGCAGAAAGATATCTTTCTAATTTGATCAAAGTTCATGGAAAGCACCCAGTTTCTACAGATGGTGGGACTTGGTATCCCATGGCTTGTCAGTTTCTCAAACTCGATCACCATATTCATTCCTCTTACGAGAAAAGTCTGATTGAAAGAAAGATGCAATATATCAAGGATAGAACCGAAAGTTTCGATGACTATTTTCCTTGCAGAGTAAAGAATTGTAAGTTGAAGCATGTACACAATTGGTTGCGGTTATTTATTGACTATCATAACAATGAAATAAAACATGTTAACTGAACAGAGCCTGATACAGGGTATCATATTTTTATCATGATAGAAAACATTACTTGTCGCATTATAAATTTACAATTCATTATTTTGACTACTTTAAATATCAAGCAATATGGTGAGAGAGTGCTAGCACGATTTTATTACATCTTCACAGTTTAAGTTAATTCTAGTAGTTGAGTTTAAGAACCTATCCCAAAATTCGATAGAAATATAGCTCCTTATCTGTCTTGGTAAACCGTGATCTGTGTCCAGACTAAGGAAGACAAAGCAAAACACACCCTTCCTACTATCAGAAGGATTCCCGATGAATTATGGGACGAGTTTAAGAAGATACTGCCTAAAGAAAAGCCTCCAAAAACTGTGGGTAGACCGATTATTCCATATAAACAAGTACTGGATGGGATCCTTTACGTTCTTAGAACGGGGTGCCAATGGAAGATGCTTCCAAAAGAATATGGTTCAGGTTCTACCTGTCACAGGAGATTTCAGGAGTGGAATAAACTGGATGTATTTAAAAATGCATGGATCAAACTATTGAAAGATTATGATGATAAAATTGGTCTCAACTGGACGTGGCAATCCATAGACAGTATATCCATAAAGTCATCTTTAGGGGGGCCAAGACTGGAAATAATCCCACAGACAGGAGCAAACTAGGCACAAAAAGACACATTTTGACAGAGAAGAAAGGTATTCCTCTATCGGTTGTAATTTCACCTGCTAGCACTCACGACATCAATCTGGTAACAGATGTAGTCGATAATACAGTAATAAAAAGACCAAAATCATTATCCAGATCGAGACGACGACGACGACGATTACAACATCTGTGTCTTGATAAGGGATACAAATCTGCAGAGGAAGAACAGGAATTAATCAAACGAGGATATGTTCTGCACATTCCAATCAAGAAGAAAAAAGGGAAGAAAGGTGAAATTGGCAAAGAAATATCAATGCCAAACCGTAAGAAATATTCTTCCAAGAGATGGGTTGTAGAGAGAACGAATTCATGGCATAACAGGTTTAGGAAACTCTTCACACGATATGAAAAGAAGGATGAAAACTATCTTGGTCTAGCACAGTTCTCTTGTAGTATAATCATCTATAGAAAGTTAATTTTGGGATAGGCTCTAAATCAGTTCCATGATGCCTGCCACAATATCAACCAATATCTATAAAAATTGTAAATTTGTTTAGCCGGTTGTGAATTACAATAAGGCTATCGATTGTTTAAATATCCAGATTTTAGATCTTTGAACATGCAAGAGATTCAGGCTTTCTTTCAAGAAATCTAAATCTAGGAGCAATATGCTACTCGCTCAAATTTATGGTGAATCCCTAAATCAAGATGTTGTAAGACATACAAGATATGATTTAACCCGCATAGTCAAATCTCCATAAATATACTATAGGAACAGTGCAAATGCAGAAACTTTACTCGTCAGGAAAAACTTTATGACAAATTCATCTAGTTGTATGATCTTTCTCACGTTTGACGTCATGGGTTACTTAAAAAATAAGATAAAAAAAGTCAATTTACCAGAAAACAAGGGGCTATAGAGTAGTCATGCAAGTTATTAATCTACTATGTTACAAGAAGGCTGTTTTGCTTGCATTATCCAACTAGTGTATGCAAGATCTATGGACAATGCAAGATACTGTAAAAAATGTCCAGGCTTTAACAGTAATGGTAGTTGACGATTATTGACGATTATTAGGAACTTGCGCATTCCTTCAAGAGACTGCTGTATTTGTCTGGTTATACCCCATCTATTTTACAGAACCTAGACTAGAACTCACACATTTCAAAAACAAACCCCAAAAGTATTGTCTAGTTATCGCAGACCTAATAATGCCATCTGAAGGGAATAGAGTGGCCAATAATTTAAGAAATCAAAGTACATTTGTCAAAATTGTTTTGATTATGGGATTTAGTAATGATGAAAACCTTAAGGATCTGGATTCTATTGAAACAAATATATCAAAGTACTTCTCAAGCCCATAACGTTAGATAAATTGCCATAGTATTGGTATGAATCGTTTTATTCTAAGGTATCAACCAAATATCAAAAAACCACTTTCAATACCCAATAACATCAATACCATCATGATAAATTTTATAAATTCGACTATCAGAATCATAAAATTTATTTGTCAAATTGAATAAGAATCAAAATATTTGATGGTTAGAATTTAGATTAAATATTTTTATACAAGTCGAATATTACAGAATATGTGAAAATTACTTTTGAATTGTTTGTAGTAACACTTGCTGCAACTTCATTGATTATGGCACCAATGCTGTTGATGAGCAACTCTGCGAATGCAGCAACCTCAACGCATTATTGCAGAGACTATCCTGGAAAGTCACAGGATTGGATAAATGGGTGTCAGCAAGGGTGGTGGGATCACAATCATTGTTACGCATATAATCCAGATGGAGAATCAAATGCTTTTGCTGCCGGTTACAAGGTCGGTTGGAATAAAGGTTTATGTAAATCCTCTCCACATTACTGCACTGAATATCAAGGAAAATCTAGTAGTTGGAAATTTGGTTGTCAAAATGGTTGGTGGGATCATGATCATTGTCAAAGCTATAACCCAGAATCAGGACAATATGCTTACGGATATGCAGTAGGCTGGGCAAAAGGTTATTGTAAGTGAAAAGAGTTGAGTGCAACTTATTCTTTTTTCTTACATATAGAACTTGTAATAATTCAATAAAATCTTTCGAAAAGGAACAAGAATAATGAAGGGTTCACTAAACAGGGTGTCACCACGATTGATTCTTATCAAGTAACCCCATACCCATATTCTAGCTTTTGACCAAGAAGCATGTTGGTGTAAGCAAAATTGTTATTCATAATGGCATCGACATATCTTCCGAACATGGATCTTTCGATACACGAACCATGCATTGGATAAACCATATTTGGATCAAGTTCAACAAGTCTCTTTGTAGTTTTGCGTACTGGATCCTCACTTGCGAATATACCAACCGCCCGATAAAGTGAAATCATTGCTTCTGACAGATCATCTGATATTACCGGTTTGTTCATACCAGGCTGTATAAATAAATCAGAGGTAAACAGAGATTTTGTGTTTTCCTCAAAAATCATCATACTATCCCAATGATGAACATGAGGAGTCATAATGAATCTTAATGATTTTTTTCCTGTTTTTAGGACCTCGCCATCCCAAAAGGAAATATGGTCTACGGGTATATTATACCACCCAGTAAGATTCAGTTTAGAGCTGAGGTCACTACAAATAAGTCTAGCTTTAGGACTCTGCAGGAATTGCATCCCTCCCCATTCGTCACTTTCAAAGTGAAGGAATGCAACATACTCGAGTTTATCTAAAGGAATTACTTCCTTTACCTTATTCTCTATTTTTGGATACATACCCATCGGTCCAGTGTGGATTAAGGCGGGCCTAGCATCATCAATTA
Coding sequences:
- a CDS encoding IS5 family transposase (programmed frameshift), encoding MRRIPDELWDEFKKILPKEKPPKTVGRPIIPYKQVLDGILYVLRTGCQWKMLPKEYGSGSTCHRRFQEWNKLDVFKNAWIKLLKDYDDKIGLNWTWQSIDSISIKSSLGGPKTGNNPTDRSKLGTKRHILTEKKGIPLSVVISPASTHDINLVTDVVDNTVIKRPKSLSRSRRRRRRLQHLCLDKGYKSAEEEQELIKRGYVLHIPIKKKKGKKGEIGKEISMPNRKKYSSKRWVVERTNSWHNRFRKLFTRYEKKDENYLGLAQFSCSIIIYRKLILG
- a CDS encoding SPFH domain-containing protein, producing the protein MSTSKSIDNFLSSKTSTRKGTGFQIVIGVIILIFSIILYSKTFFGIIFYILLLISIVLITSSFFIIINQYERAIILRLGVYKGQVRPGIHTRLPLIDNVLVIDIREKVREFNAEKMLTKDNVPVTIDAILRYKIIEERSNDALLNVENFNEMIKQVSQTTLRNNIGSSNFQEILSRREEINQNIKSIISREAENWGVMVTGVEIRQVIIPQELEAAMSMQAQAEREKQARVTYGDSEILVAQKFLDASRIYSNNPVAYALRQSNMLYETMKIHGNTIIMIPSEALNSMGFGNLGTTIAYLKNLESGIRDDKKRKV
- a CDS encoding DDE-type integrase/transposase/recombinase codes for the protein MDSKVQASKAKSTRRRVLEYIIDETMLNVGSEFVWLWVATEPENRQILALSISKERNMFVAERYLSNLIKVHGKHPVSTDGGTWYPMACQFLKLDHHIHSSYEKSLIERKMQYIKDRTESFDDYFPCRVKNCKLKHVHNWLRLFIDYHNNEIKHVN
- a CDS encoding VOC family protein; amino-acid sequence: MTKTKIANAGTSKQDDSQKIVPCLWFDNQAEDAVKFYLSIFKNSSIDHIVKYGKEGFDIHNMQEGTVMTIDFKIEGQEFIALNGGPVFKFNEAISFQIYCETQEEVDYYWEKLSDGGDPTAQQCGWLKDKYGVSWQVVPTVLTEMLKDKDNNKSQKVMKAMLQMKKIDIQDLLHAYEEA
- a CDS encoding HAD family hydrolase, yielding MKGIFFDMDGVLLDSMPYHAEAMYKALKLELDYELDKKWIFLLEGMPAEKFLQEIFKRNPPKNVSVNQDMLLRLVNLKKKIFKEIENVALIDGVYELLEEMDKTSCIKAIVSGSSRKEVEYMIEKKIGILNFDIVISGDDVTRGKPDPQPYLTALKKTNLAREDVLVVENSPLGIMSACNAKLEYIVTLNSTPLTIQDFNNFLPNSIKNEFSKYIFKDIRSARDFIFDWIYKSHGKIVHI
- a CDS encoding class I SAM-dependent methyltransferase, translated to MSNAVDHFSSTSKEYSFSRPTYPDILYKYLDDITPGKDKAWDCATGNGQAAVGLCKYFKNVIASDASKEQLAYRFPRSNIHYEMFPAERANLEDGSIDLITVAQAAHWFDLDKFYKEVTRVSKNNGILAIWSYGMHKIDNHIDTISAKLNVGGDILGKYWPKETIYVKEDYKTISFPFKEIMTPKFEMTVNWNLDELVSYMQTWSAVKRFSVEKKFNPIDLIMTDLEKLWGKRENKKLVKWDINIRIGAVHVS